The sequence below is a genomic window from Microbacterium sp. cx-55.
AGAGCCTGCCGACGTCGATGGTGACGTTCAAGGACGAGAAGTACATGCTGGTGTACTCGGGCGGCGCCGCGCTGCAGGACGCGATCAAGGCCGACGGAGATGCGGGCACTTCCGCGCTCGCGCAGTCGGTTCTCGGGCTGCTGCAGCAGGTGGTGGCGGGTCCGATGGGAGGCGTCGCCATCGACCACGCCTCGCGTCCCGGGTCGGCCCTCCTCCCGAAGCAGCTGATCGAGAAGGCGCTCGCCGACCTCGACCCCGCCCAGCGCATCAAGTCGCTCTTGGCCGGAAAACGCACCTCCGAGACCGCGGACGACGTGGCGGTCGCGATGACCGAAGCTCCGCTGTGGATCGCGGCGCGTCGATCGGATGACGGGCAGGTCGGTATCGCTGAACTCCGCACCCCCGACGGCGCGCGGCTGCTCGAGGTCTTCTCGCACCCTCTCGAACTGCTCGCGCTCGGGCGCGGTGACCAGGCCGTCAAGGTCGAACCGACGCAGCTAGCCAAGGCCCTCCGCGGTGACACGGGGCTGAGCGGCGTGGTCGTCGACCCGGCCGGTCCCTGGATCCGGCTCACGCGCGACCAGCTGCATCCGCTGCTCATCGTCGGCGCCTGAACGCCGACTACCGTGCGTGGCGGCTCCGCGCCACCGGTATCGCCGGCGCGGGTGGCGTCCTAGGGTCAGCACATGGCCTCCGAGCGCATCACCCTGATCGTTCCCGGTACGGACGGTGACCGCGAGGTCGACCTGTCGAGCCCGAACCGCATGGTCTGGCCGGAGGTCGGCATCACCAAGCGGGAACTCGCCGAGTACACCCTGAGCGTGTCGGAGGCTTTCCTCCGCGCGAACGGCGATCGCCCGGTCTCCCTCGAGCGCTTCCGCGACGGCATCGGCGGGGAGAGCTTCTTCTCGAAGAACCCGCCGAAGGGCACGCCCGACTACGTCGATGCGGTGACGGTGACCTACAACAGCGGGCGTCGGCATCCGCAGGTCGTGCTGAACGAGCCCGCCGCAACGCTCTGGGCCGTGCAGATGAACACGGTCGTGTTCCACCCGTGGGCATCGCTGGCGGGCGACTCGGACCACCCCGTGGAACTGCGCATCGACCTGGACCCGCAGCCGGGAACGGACTTCGCGGATGCT
It includes:
- a CDS encoding SseB family protein, which produces MALFSRRPKNSDDDSTGAVPPQGGAQTPDAAAPDVEPSVPAEPVPHVGISVSTFGSVSAATSRADTPAAPAPAIPPGATPARPAHLASPAAEASSRVETVPGLRDNVLLRDALAALPAQAQPTEMINVARQLLQGHVYIRVQGDARELLAQGKSLPTSMVTFKDEKYMLVYSGGAALQDAIKADGDAGTSALAQSVLGLLQQVVAGPMGGVAIDHASRPGSALLPKQLIEKALADLDPAQRIKSLLAGKRTSETADDVAVAMTEAPLWIAARRSDDGQVGIAELRTPDGARLLEVFSHPLELLALGRGDQAVKVEPTQLAKALRGDTGLSGVVVDPAGPWIRLTRDQLHPLLIVGA